ACGATCATGATCGCCGTGACGACGCGGACGTCGGTCAGCGTGGCGCCGAGCGCCGCGACCTTGTCCGAGCTGTCCATGAACTTCGCCGCCAGCGGGGCGCCGAAGATGTGCGCCTTACGGGCGCTGTCGAGCAGGTCGCCGTCGATGACGCCGATCGTCTTGCCCGTCGCGATGCCGTTGAGCACGTGGTAGAGGGCGAAGAAGAACGGCGACTGCGCCAGGATGGGAAGACACGAGGAGAGCGGGTTGGTACCCGTCTCCTTGTACAGCTTCATCATCTCTTCGGACTGACGCTGCTTGTCGTTCTTGTAGCGCTCCTGGATCTTCTTCATCTCGGGCTGCAGCGTCTGCATGGCCCGGGTCGCCTTGATCTGCTTCACGAAGAGCGGGATCAGGCAGATGCGGATCAGCACCACCAGAGACACGATGGACAGGCCCCAGGCCCAGCCCGTGTCGGCACCGAAGAGGGCGCCGTACACCGTGTGGAACTGGACGATGACCCAGGAGACGGGTGTCGTGATAAAGCTGAAGAAGCTGGCAATCGTGTCCACTAATCATGCTCCTTGGGCATGGGACGAGGTCTTCGCGGCCGGGCTCGAGGAGACGAGGTGTCCCTCGAGGGCCGGTTCGGCGGCGGAGGTCCCGCCCTTGCGTGCGCGCCATGCGTTGCGCAGCATCTGGTGCCACCGCGGACGCTTGCGTTCGGGGACGTGGTCCACACCGCCGAGCGACCACGGGTTGCACCGCAGGATGCGCCAGGCGGTCAGCGCCGTCCCCTTGAGGGCACCGTGCCGGTCGACGGCCGTGTAGCCATAGTGCGAGCACGACGGGTAGTACTTGCAGACCGGGCCGAGCAGCGGACTGATCGTCCACTGGTACAGCTTGATCAGTGCCAGCAGCGGGTACTTCATCGCGCGCCCCCTCCCAGGAGCCGTCCCAGAGCGGCATCCAGGTCTCGGGCCAGCTGTGAGTGGTCGGCGTCGCCCGCACCGGGCAACGCTCGTACGACTACCAGGCTACCGGTGGGCACGAGGTCGACCCGGTCGCGCATCAGATGGCGAAGTCTGCGCTTCACCTTGTTCCGTACGACCGCTCCGCCGACTGCCTTGCTCACGACGAAACCCGCACGCGTCGGAGGAGCGCTCTCCCCAGGCGCGTGCGGGTCCGTGACACCGCTGCGAAGATGGACGACGAGTAGCGGGCGTCCGGCCCGACGTCCTCGGCGTACCGCGGTCGCGAAGTCCTCGCGCCGCCTCAGCCGGTTCTCGGTGGGCAGCACGTCATGACCTGTTCGCGATCAGGCGGACAGTCGGGCGCGACCCTTGCTGCGGCGGGACGCCAGGATGGCGCGGCCGGCACGGGTGCGCATCCGCAGCCGGAAGCCGTGGGTCTTCGCGCGACGACGGTTGTTCGGCTGGAAGGTGCGCTTGCTCACTCGGGGGCTCCAGTAATGAATCGATGGATGGCGGGTGTCGCCTGGCTGTCACCGTGCGCCCACGAGTAGCTCGCATTACGCCCGAGTGCACCGCTCCCGATCACCGCATGTGCCCTGGTGGGAGCGCTGTGGGTGATCTATGCCCATCGGAGGCAGGCGGCAGCAGCCATCGACAACTCGACCTGGTTACGGTACGCGCGGCGGCGCCATCGGGTCAAACCCGGCTGCCCTCGGGGACACTGTCCACAGGCTGGGGACAACAACTTGAACCGTACGGGCCGCGCTGACTACCGTGACTGGACTGTCGATTCGTTCCCTTCTCCCGCCGTTCACCCGGCGTGGTCCCGCGGCCGCCCCGGCCGACCCGAGTCGCAAACCGATCCGTCTCCCGAACCACACGTTCGTGGGACCCGTGAGAGAGCGTGCCCTGTGGCTGACGTACCTGCTGATCTTGCCGCAGTGTGGCCACGAGTACTGGAGCAGCTCCTCGGCGAGGACCGCGGTCAGGGCGTCGAGACGAAGGACGAGCACTGGATCCGGCGCTGCCAGCCGCTGGCGCTGGTCGCCGACACGGCCCTGCTCGCGGTACCGAACGAATTCGCGAAGAACGTCCTGGAGGGCCGGCTCGCGCCCGTCGTCAGCGAGACGCTGAGCCGCGAGTGCGGCCGCCCGATCCGGATCGCGATCACGGTGGACACCTCCTCCGCCGAGCCCGCGGCCCCGCAGCCGGCCGCCGCCCCGGCCCGTTACGAGGAGCCCGAACTCCCCGCACCCCAGGGCCGCGAGGCGTACGACGACCGCGGCGGCCGGGAGTCCTACGAGGACCGGGGCCGCGACGGCTACGAGGAGCGCGCCGGCCGGGAGCCGTACGACTACGACACGCCGGGGCGCGACGCCTACGACGGACGCGGCGGTCGCGAGGGATACGAGGGCCGGGGCCGGGACGGTCGCGACGGCTACGACGCGCACGCCCGCGAGAGCCGTGAGGGATACGAGAACCGGGACGCGTACGAGAACCGTGAGGGCTACGAGCCGCACTCCCGTGACGCCCGTGACGCACGTGACGTCAGGGATACGCGGGACACACGTGACGCACGCGAGCCCCGGGACCCCCGTGATCCGCGCGACTCCCGCGACTCCCGTAATGAATACGAGGGCTACGGCCGCCACCGCGCCGACGACCACCGGACGGCCCCCCGCCCCGAGCACCTCACCGGCGGCCCCGGAGGGCCCGGCGGCCCCGGTGACCAGTTGCCGACCGCACGCCCCGCCTACCCCGCCGAGTACCAGCGCCCCGAGCCCGGTGCCTGGCCGCGCCCGCAGGACGACTACGGCTGGCAGCAGCAGCGGCTCGGCTTCCCCGAGCGCGACCCGTACGCCTCACCGGCCCCCGACTACCGCACCCCTTCGCTCGACCGCCCGTCCTACGAGCAGCAGCGCCCGGAGTACGACGCCCCGCGCGGCGACTACGACCAGGCGCGCCCCGACCACGAGCAGCAGCGCCCCGACTACGGTCAGCGCCGCGAGCTGCCCGAGCAGCCGGCCGGCACCGGCCATGTGCACCGCGGCGGGCCGGTCGGCCCCCATCTGCCCACCACCGGCGCCCCCGGCCCGCTCGCGGCCCAGCCGGCCCCGGCGACCGGCCCGGGTGAGCCCACCGCACGCCTGAATCCCAAATACCTGTTCGACACCTTCGTCATCGGCGCCTCCAACCGCTTCGCGCACGCGGCCGCGGTCGCCGTCGCCGAGGCACCGGCGAAGGCGTACAACCCCCTCTTCATCTATGGGGAGTCGGGGCTCGGCAAGACGCACCTGCTGCACGCCATCGGGCACTACGCGCGCAGCCTGTACCCGGGCACGCGTGTGCGGTACGTGAGCTCGGAGGAGTTCACCAACGAGTTCATCAACTCCATCCGCGACGGCAAGGGCGACAGCTTCCGCAAGCGGTACCGCGAGATGGACATCCTGCTCGTCGACGACATCCAGTTCCTCGCGGACAAGGAGTCGACGCAGGAGGAGTTCTTCCACACCTTCAACACGCTCCACAACGCCAACAAGCAGATCGTGCTCTCCTCCGACCGGCCGCCCAAGCAACTGGTCACCCTGGAGGACCGGCTGCGCAACCGCTTCGAGTGGGGCCTGATCACCGACGTCCAGCCCCCCGAGCTGGAGACGCGCATCGCGATCCTGCGCAAGAAGGCGGTGCAGGAGCAGCTCAACGCCCCGCCGGAGGTTCTGGAGTTCATCGCCTCCCGCATCTCGCGCAACATCCGCGAGCTGGAGGGCGCGCTGATCCGGGTGACGGCGTTCGCGTCGCTCAACCGGCAGCCGGTCGATCTGGGGCTGACCGAGATCGTCCTCAAGGACCTGATCCCGGGCGGCGAGGACACCGCCCCGGAGATCACGGCCCCGGCCATCATGGCGGCGACGGCGGCCTACTTCGGCCTCACCGTGGAGGACCTGTGCGGCACCTCGCGCGGCCGTGCGCTGGTCACCGCCCGGCAGATCGCGATGTACCTGTGCCGGGAGCTGACGGACCTCTCGCTGCCGAAGATCGGCGCCCAGTTCGGCGGCCGCGACCATACGACCGTGATGCACGCCGACCGCAAGATCCGCGCGCTGATGGCCGAGCGCCGCTCGATCTACAACCAGGTCACCGAGCTGACCAACCGCATCAAGAACGGCGACTGACGCCGGCCGACGACGTACGAGGGCGCCCCCGGGACCGGTTCCCGGGGGCGCCCTCGTCGTCGTGCCGGACCGTTCCTCACCCCGCGGCCCGCGCACACCCCGGCTCCCGCACGGCTTGCCCCGCCCGCACCCGCGTTCGCGGTGTTCGAATCCGCCCCGGGGTTACGGCCTTCCTCCACAGATTCGGCGGGTTTTTCGCGTCCACACCCTGGGGACCGCGAAGTTGTCCCTACTGTGTCCACAGGCACCCCCGCCCGCAGTGGATCACCGCAGGTCAGTACCTTGTGGATTCGTGGACGAACGATCTCCACAGGCTGTGGACAGAGCGGGGATCCACAGGCTGGGGACACGGTTGTCCACGGGCAACCCACAGGCGCGGGCACGTTGTCCCCAGCGAACGGCGGTTTCTCCACATCCCTGTCCACTGTTCGGCAAGCCGACGGCGCCTCTCACCGTGTCGAGTGAAACAGGTCACAGGAAGCTGCCGGGTTGGGCTGTGGGTAACCCGGGTAAAACTGGGGACGCGTCTGGGGAGAAGTCGGCCCTCCCTGTGCACGGTGTGTGCAGAACTTTCTGTTCTCCACAGGGACCCCCGGTTTTCCACGGGTGCCACCCACAGGGGCAGTGGACAAAATTCCCGCTCTGAGCTGGGAAAACGAGGTTATCCACGGTATCCACAGGCCCTACTACTACTCCCAACCAGTTAGAGCGGGGAATCCGTTTCGAAGCGGGTCCTGTGCACAACTGCCCCTCGGCTGCCCGACCGCCCCTCGTCACGACTTGACCCCGAGGGGCACCTACTGTCAGTGCCGTGCGTCAGACTGTTCCCCGGTGCTCTTCCCCCGGCAGGGGCCGACGACACCGCGACCAGACGAAGGCCAGCAGGGCGACAGACGCCGGCAACAGCAGGAGGCGGCAACGGTGAAGATCCGGGTGGAACGCGACGTACTCGCGGAGGCAGTGGCCTGGGCGGCGCGCAGCCTCCCGGCCCGTCCGCCGGCGCCGGTCCTCGCGGGCCTGCTGCTGAAGGCGGAGGACGGGGCGCTGAGCCTGTCCAGCTTCGACTACGAGGTCTCCGCACGGGTGTCGGTGGAGGCGGAGGTCGAGGAGGAGGGCACGGTCCTCGTCTCGGGCCGGCTGCTCGCCGACATCTCGCGCGCCCTCCCCAACCGGCCGGTGGAGATTTCCACAGACGGTGTACGGGCGACGGTGGTGTGCGGCTCCTCGCGCTTCACCCTCCACACCCTGCCCGTGGAGGAGTACCCCTCGCTGCCCCAGATGCCCAACGCCACGGGCACGGTCCCGGGCGAGGTCTTCGCCTCCGCCGTGCAGCAGGTGGCCACCGCGGCCGGCCGCGACGACACGCTGCCGGTGCTCACCGGTGTGCGCATCGAGATCGAGGGCGACTCGGTGACGCTGGCCTCCACCGACCGCTACCGCTTCGCGGTCCGCGAGTTCCTGTGGAAGCCGGAGAACCCCGACATCTCCGCGGTCGCCCTGGTGCCCGCCAAGACGCTCCAGGACACCGCCAAGGCGCTCACCAGCGGCGACCAGGTCATCCTGGCGCTGTCCGGCTCGGGTGCGGGCGAGGGCCTGATCGGCTTCGAGGGCGCGGGCCGCCGTACGACCACGCGGCTGCTCGAGGGCGACCTCCCGAAGTACAAGACGCTGTTCCCGACGGAGTTCAACAGCGTCGCCGTGATCGAGACCGCCCCCTTCGTGGAGGCCGTCAAGCGCGTGGCCCTGGTCGCCGAGCGCAACACCCCGGTGCGGCTGAGCTTCGAGCAGGGCGTGCTGATCCTGGAGGCCGGCTCCAGCGACGACGCACAGGCTGTGGAAAGGGTCGACGCCCAGTTGGAGGGCGACGACATCTCGATCGCCTTCAACCCGACGTTCCTGCTGGACGGCCTGAGCGCGATCGACTCCCCGGTCGCCCAGCTCTCCTTCACGACGTCCACGAAGCCGGCGCTGCTCAGCGGCAAGCCGGCGCTGGACGCGGAGGCGGACGAGGCCTACAAGTACCTGATCATGCCGGTGCGGCTGAGCGGCTGAGTGCGGCTCAGTCACGCGGCCGACGGCTGGGGGTGTGGGGGTCGTCCCCCCACAAGACCGCAGTATGCCGGTGCGGCTGAGCGGCTGAGGCTCCCGGGCCGGGCCGCACCCGGCCCAGCGGCCCGGCCCGTCGCCCGCCGCCCCGCGCGGTCGGCTCCGGACTCCACCGGCGAAACCCCAGGTGACGGCTACGTCTGAGCGCGTATGCCCACGGATGTGCGGGCGCGTCCGGGTTTAGGCTCGGGCGCGGCACACGAGTGCCTCCCTGCCACGTCGCAACCTAAGGAAAACAACTGATGGAGCTCGGTCTCGTCGGCCTCGGCAAGATGGGCGGCAACATGCGCGAGCGCATACGCCGTGCCGGTCACACCGTCATCGGGTACGACCGCAACCCGGACCTCGCCGATGTCCACAGCCTCCAGGAGCTGGTGGGCAAGCTGGAGGCCCCGCGCGTGGTCTGGGTGATGGTTCCGGCCGGAGCCCCCACCCAGTCCACGGTCGACGAGCTGGCCGAGCTGCTCGACCCCGGCGACATCGTCGTGGACGGCGGCAACTCCCGCTGGACGGACGACGAGAAGCACGCCGAGGAGCTGGCCGCCAAGGGCATCGGCTTCGTCGACTGCGGCGTCTCCGGCGGCGTGTGGGGCCTGGAGAACGGCTACGCGCTGATGTACGGCGGCGACGCGGAGCACGTCGCCAGGGTCCAGCCGGTCTTCGACGCGCTCAAGCCGGAGGGTGACTTCGGCGCCGTGCACGCCGGCAAGGTCGGCGCAGGCCACTTCGCGAAGATGGTCCACAACGGCATCGAGTACGCGATGATGCAGGCCTACGCCGAGGGCTGGGAGCTGCTGGAGAAGGCGGACTCGGTCACGGACGTGCGCGAGGTCTTCCGCTCCTGGCAGGAGGGCACCGTCATCCGCTCCTGGCTGCTCGACCTCGCGGTCAACGCCCTCGACGAGGACGAGCATCTGGCGGAGCTGAAGGGGTACGCGCAGGACTCCGGCGAGGGCCGGTGGACCGTGGAGGCCGCCATCGACCACGCCGTGCCGCTGCCCGCGATCACGGCCTCGCTGTTCGCGCGGTTCTCCTCCCGGCAGGAGGACTCGCCGCAGATGAAGATGATCGCCGCGCTGCGCAACCAGTTCGGCGGCCACGCGGTGGAGAAGAAGTAGCACCGCCGGAACAGGCGCCCGGCGGACGCCGGAAGAGAAGCAAGCAGCACCCGAAGGCTGGGGAGGTCGGCGAACGACCATGCACGTCACGCATCTGTCGCTGGCCGACTTCCGCTCCTACGCGCACGTGGAGGTCCCGCTCGACCCGGGCGTCACGGCGTTCGTCGGCCCCAACGGCCAGGGCAAGACCAACCTGGTCGAGGCCGTCGGCTACCTCGCCACGCTCGGCTCCCACCGCGTCTCCTCCGACGCCCCCCTGGTGCGCATGGGAGCCGAGCGGGCGATCGTGCGCGCCCAGGTCCGGCAGGGCGAGCGGCAGCAGCTGGTCGAGCTGGAGCTCAACCCCGGCCGGGCCAACCGCGCCCGCATCAACCGGTCCTCGCAGGTCAGACCCCGCGACGTGCTCGGCATCGTACGGACCGTGCTGTTCGCGCCCGAGGACCTGGCGCTGGTCAAGGGCGACCCCGGGGAGCGCCGGCGGTTCCTGGACGAGCTGATCACCGCCCGCTCCCCGCGCATGGCCGGGGTGCGCTCCGACTACGACCGGGTGCTCAAGCAGCGCAACACCCTGCTGAAGTCGGCCGCGCTGGCCCGGCGGCACGGCGGCCGTTCCCTGGACCTGTCCACGCTCGACGTGTGGGACCAGCACCTGGCCCGCGCGGGCGCCGAACTGCTCGCCCGGCGACTGGACCTGATCGCCGCGCTGCGCCCGCTCACCGACAAGGCGTACGAACAGCTCGCGCCCGGCGGCGGCCCGGTCGGACTGGAGTACAAGCCGTCCGCGCCCGGCGAGGCGCACACCCGTGAGGACCTGCACGAACAGCTCCTCGCGGCGCTCGCCGAGGCCCGCAAGCAGGAGATCGAGCGCGGCGTGACGCTCGTCGGCCCGCACCGCGACGACCTGCTGCTCAAGCTCGGGCAGCTGCCCGCCAAGGGGTACGCCTCGCACGGCGAGTCCTGGTCGTACGCGCTGGCGCTGCGACTGGCGTCGTACGACCTGCTGCGGGCCGAGGGCAACGAGCCGGTGCTCGTCCTCGACGACGTCTTCGCCGAGCTGGACGTCCGGCGCCGCGAGCGGCTGGCCGAACTGGTCGCGCCCGGCGAGCAGGTACTGGTGACCGCCGCGGTCGACGACGACGTACCGCATGTGCTGGCGGGGGCGCGGTACGCCGTGTCCGGGGGAACGGTGGAGCGCGCATGACGACGGACGAGCCCGCCCCCGGCACACAGCCGGGCACACCACCCGGCGCACGGCCGGGCAGCATCCCCGGCCCCCCTGGGGCCCCCGGCACCTCTCCCGAACCCTCCGGCGTCGACCTCGCCCGCGTCGCCCTGCGCGCCGCCAAGGAGCAGGCCCGCGCGCGCGGCGAGGCGGCGGCGCAGCAACGGCGGAGCGGCCGGCGCCAGGGCGGCGCGCGCTCCGGCGCGCGCAGGGACGGCCGCGACCCCCTGGCGCTCGGCGCCGCCATCAACCGGCTGATCACGGAGCGGGGCTGGGAGGCGCCCGCCGCGGTCGGCGGCGTGATGGGCCGCTGGCCGGCGATCGTCGGCGAGGAGCTGGCCAGGCACTGCGTCCCGGAGCGGTACGACGAGGACGAGCGGGTGCTGACCGTGCGCTGCGACTCCACGGCGTGGGCGACCAATCTGCGGCTGCTCGCCCCCCAGCTGCTGGCCCGCCTCAACCAGGACCTCGGCCAGGGCACCGTCCGGCTGATCAAGGTGCAGGGTCCCGGCGGTCCCGCCCGCCGTTACGGGCCGTTGCGCGCCCCCGGGAGCACCGGCCCGGGCGATACCTACGGGTGAGCTGTGTCACGTCTTTCCGGCCGGGAGCGGGTCGTGCTCGTGGCCGGTGCTCGCACGCCCGCGCGGGCGCCCCGCGCCGGCCGAGCCGCCCGCCGGCGCGATCCGGCGGCCGTACGCCCTCCCCGACCCGGCACCAACCCGGTACCAATGCCGCGAAAGCGCACGTCAGGGCCCGGAAAACGGAACGAACGCGGTTGCGAACGGGCCCCTGCGGACCCTCTTGCGGAGGGTTGACACCCGGAAGCGCTGAGTGCCGCTGTGAGCCTCTTGGAGCCCCGTTCCGAATATGGGGAGTCGGCCGAGCCCGGTTGAGGGCGGCACATGCGAACCCAGGTACCGGCAAACCCCCATCACTGTCGGCGCTACCGGTAGACTGGAAGCAATCCCGCCCCACTTGTGGGACACACACCGAGCACACACCAGCACACACCGAGCAACGCTGAGCAAGGCTTACCAACGCAACATGCCGCAGCCGCTCCGGTCACCCGCCGAGAGTTTGGCTTGTGCTGTGCCAGAAAGGGCGCTTCGTGGCCGATTCCGGCAACCCCAACGAGAACATCCCGTCCACCGACGCCGGCGCGCACGACCCGGGCCCGACCTCTTCCCCCGGCTCCGCCGCCGGCGAGGTCCCGCCCGCGTACGACGCCAGCGCCATCACCGTGCTCGAGGGTCTTGACGCGGTCCGCAAGCGAC
The DNA window shown above is from Streptomyces sp. NBC_00670 and carries:
- the yidD gene encoding membrane protein insertion efficiency factor YidD; its protein translation is MKYPLLALIKLYQWTISPLLGPVCKYYPSCSHYGYTAVDRHGALKGTALTAWRILRCNPWSLGGVDHVPERKRPRWHQMLRNAWRARKGGTSAAEPALEGHLVSSSPAAKTSSHAQGA
- the rnpA gene encoding ribonuclease P protein component, whose protein sequence is MLPTENRLRRREDFATAVRRGRRAGRPLLVVHLRSGVTDPHAPGESAPPTRAGFVVSKAVGGAVVRNKVKRRLRHLMRDRVDLVPTGSLVVVRALPGAGDADHSQLARDLDAALGRLLGGGAR
- the rpmH gene encoding 50S ribosomal protein L34, which produces MSKRTFQPNNRRRAKTHGFRLRMRTRAGRAILASRRSKGRARLSA
- the dnaA gene encoding chromosomal replication initiator protein DnaA; translation: MEGRLAPVVSETLSRECGRPIRIAITVDTSSAEPAAPQPAAAPARYEEPELPAPQGREAYDDRGGRESYEDRGRDGYEERAGREPYDYDTPGRDAYDGRGGREGYEGRGRDGRDGYDAHARESREGYENRDAYENREGYEPHSRDARDARDVRDTRDTRDAREPRDPRDPRDSRDSRNEYEGYGRHRADDHRTAPRPEHLTGGPGGPGGPGDQLPTARPAYPAEYQRPEPGAWPRPQDDYGWQQQRLGFPERDPYASPAPDYRTPSLDRPSYEQQRPEYDAPRGDYDQARPDHEQQRPDYGQRRELPEQPAGTGHVHRGGPVGPHLPTTGAPGPLAAQPAPATGPGEPTARLNPKYLFDTFVIGASNRFAHAAAVAVAEAPAKAYNPLFIYGESGLGKTHLLHAIGHYARSLYPGTRVRYVSSEEFTNEFINSIRDGKGDSFRKRYREMDILLVDDIQFLADKESTQEEFFHTFNTLHNANKQIVLSSDRPPKQLVTLEDRLRNRFEWGLITDVQPPELETRIAILRKKAVQEQLNAPPEVLEFIASRISRNIRELEGALIRVTAFASLNRQPVDLGLTEIVLKDLIPGGEDTAPEITAPAIMAATAAYFGLTVEDLCGTSRGRALVTARQIAMYLCRELTDLSLPKIGAQFGGRDHTTVMHADRKIRALMAERRSIYNQVTELTNRIKNGD
- the dnaN gene encoding DNA polymerase III subunit beta, with translation MKIRVERDVLAEAVAWAARSLPARPPAPVLAGLLLKAEDGALSLSSFDYEVSARVSVEAEVEEEGTVLVSGRLLADISRALPNRPVEISTDGVRATVVCGSSRFTLHTLPVEEYPSLPQMPNATGTVPGEVFASAVQQVATAAGRDDTLPVLTGVRIEIEGDSVTLASTDRYRFAVREFLWKPENPDISAVALVPAKTLQDTAKALTSGDQVILALSGSGAGEGLIGFEGAGRRTTTRLLEGDLPKYKTLFPTEFNSVAVIETAPFVEAVKRVALVAERNTPVRLSFEQGVLILEAGSSDDAQAVERVDAQLEGDDISIAFNPTFLLDGLSAIDSPVAQLSFTTSTKPALLSGKPALDAEADEAYKYLIMPVRLSG
- the gnd gene encoding phosphogluconate dehydrogenase (NAD(+)-dependent, decarboxylating); its protein translation is MELGLVGLGKMGGNMRERIRRAGHTVIGYDRNPDLADVHSLQELVGKLEAPRVVWVMVPAGAPTQSTVDELAELLDPGDIVVDGGNSRWTDDEKHAEELAAKGIGFVDCGVSGGVWGLENGYALMYGGDAEHVARVQPVFDALKPEGDFGAVHAGKVGAGHFAKMVHNGIEYAMMQAYAEGWELLEKADSVTDVREVFRSWQEGTVIRSWLLDLAVNALDEDEHLAELKGYAQDSGEGRWTVEAAIDHAVPLPAITASLFARFSSRQEDSPQMKMIAALRNQFGGHAVEKK
- the recF gene encoding DNA replication/repair protein RecF (All proteins in this family for which functions are known are DNA-binding proteins that assist the filamentation of RecA onto DNA for the initiation of recombination or recombinational repair.), which translates into the protein MHVTHLSLADFRSYAHVEVPLDPGVTAFVGPNGQGKTNLVEAVGYLATLGSHRVSSDAPLVRMGAERAIVRAQVRQGERQQLVELELNPGRANRARINRSSQVRPRDVLGIVRTVLFAPEDLALVKGDPGERRRFLDELITARSPRMAGVRSDYDRVLKQRNTLLKSAALARRHGGRSLDLSTLDVWDQHLARAGAELLARRLDLIAALRPLTDKAYEQLAPGGGPVGLEYKPSAPGEAHTREDLHEQLLAALAEARKQEIERGVTLVGPHRDDLLLKLGQLPAKGYASHGESWSYALALRLASYDLLRAEGNEPVLVLDDVFAELDVRRRERLAELVAPGEQVLVTAAVDDDVPHVLAGARYAVSGGTVERA
- a CDS encoding DUF721 domain-containing protein; its protein translation is MTTDEPAPGTQPGTPPGARPGSIPGPPGAPGTSPEPSGVDLARVALRAAKEQARARGEAAAQQRRSGRRQGGARSGARRDGRDPLALGAAINRLITERGWEAPAAVGGVMGRWPAIVGEELARHCVPERYDEDERVLTVRCDSTAWATNLRLLAPQLLARLNQDLGQGTVRLIKVQGPGGPARRYGPLRAPGSTGPGDTYG